One genomic region from Biomphalaria glabrata chromosome 7, xgBioGlab47.1, whole genome shotgun sequence encodes:
- the LOC106069959 gene encoding enoyl-CoA delta isomerase 2-like, which produces MASVRSVTSVSKSKHLCSLFYFSDVWNSSTALPRVLGKRCFQTSSVANFPSFDKEFEKAKERLNSLKEDPGNEAKLKLYALFKQATVGQCNTPKPGLMDFVGGVKWKAWKDLGNITQDDAQKAYISLVNELAGAEPPPEAQVQGSGIQYEGLKITREDGIFTLQLNRPTKKNAITWQMYRDIGKAFKEAAEDDRYRIAVITGSGDYYCSGNDLSNFANISMDQIPKMAKDGRIVLLDFVNAFIDFPKPLIALVNGPAVGISVTTLGLCDVVYATEKATFHTPFSSLGQSPEACSSYTFPKLMGYAKANEMLLFNKKITSAEAKERNLVSDVFPDSTFATETANRVQQFAKCPPQSLKLTKILNRQCELQMLKTVNEQECQLLEERWQSKECMNAIVAFFSRK; this is translated from the exons ATGGCATCGGTTCGAAGTGTTACTAGTGTATCAAAGTCCAAACATCTTTgcagtttgttttatttttcagatgTTTGGAATAG CTCAACAGCTCTTCCAAGAGTTCTCGGAAAAAGATGCTTTCAAACTTCATCAGTCGCCAATTTCCCATCTTTTGACAAAGAATTTGAAAAAGCCAAGGAACGTTTAAACTCATTGAAAGAGGATCCTGGAAATGAAGCTAAACTCAAGTTGTACGCTTTGTTTAAGCAG gcAACTGTGGGTCAGTGTAATACACCGAAGCCTGGATTGATGGATTTTGTTGGTGGTGTTAAATGGAAGGCTTGGAAAGATCTAGGAAATATTACTCAG GATGATGCACAGAAAGCCTACATCTCCTTAGTGAATGAGCTGGCTGGGGCTGAACCTCCACCAGAAGCTCAAGTCCAGGGTTCAGGTATTCAGTATGAAGGACTCAAGATTACTAGGGAGGATGGCATTTTTACTCTGCAGCTCAAcagaccaacaaaaaaaaatgctattacCTGGCAG ATGTACAGAGACATAGGTAAGGCATTTAAAGAAGCTGCTGAAGATGACCGTTATAGGATAGCTGTAATAACTG GTTCTGGTGACTATTACTGTAGTGGCAATGATCTGTCAAACTTTGCTAATATTTCTATGGATCAGATCCCCAAAATGGCTAAAGATGGCAGAATAGTCTTGCT AGATTTTGTGAATGCCTTCATTGATTTCCCCAAACCTCTAATTGCCTTAGTGAATGGACCAGCTGTTGGAATAAGTGTGACAACTCTAGGTCTGTGTGATGTTGTGTATGCCACAGAGAAG GCCACATTTCACACTCCATTTTCATCCCTAGGACAGTCCCCTGAAGCTTGTTCATCCTACACCTTCCCAAAACTTATGGGCTATGCAAAG GCCAATGAAATGCTtctgtttaacaaaaaaataacttctGCTGaagcaaaagaaagaaacttggTGTCTGATGTTTTCCCCGACTCTACATTTGCCACTGAAACAGCTAACAGAGTTCAGCAATTTGCCAAGTGTCCACCACAG AGTTTGAAGTTGACTAAAATATTAAATCGACAATGTGAGTTACAAATGCTGAAAACTGTCAATGAGCAAGAGTGTCAACTACTGGAGGAACGCTGGCAGTCTAAGGAGTGCATGAATGCCATTGTGGcctttttttcaagaaaataa